From the Ciona intestinalis chromosome 2, KH, whole genome shotgun sequence genome, one window contains:
- the LOC104265477 gene encoding uncharacterized protein DDB_G0290587-like: MSNKHDGCYKSINGRLGKLHYHRGQNFTDAQKHCERVDNSQLAVMKDNATIYDVVASLESYPENRKCIERDFWIGLHKENDKYKWLDGGVWDQTITPVDNSYPGNCVQLYWVRGMKPRWSQENCSSLSAFLCYTSLTDEPLSTTTVTTFSTLRMTTSSTTHITTSSTPHMTTSPTPRMTTSLTPCMTTSSTLRMTTSSTPRMTTSSTPRMTTRSTPRMTTSLTPRMTTSSTPRMTTSSTTRMTTSSATRMTTSLTPPMTTSSTPRIYSNSSLLSESTATAASPQSVSPVLIGAIAGGVFALLLALILVMYFCRKRKQRNQNLSPAQNPEVNMSLNFNPMYEESAQEKINPIYNMDIELRLQPEDASLNLNPQACGSNDVIPVNGDVTPDQNINMNPSPKNEVSFTPDVPYAKVNKKK, encoded by the coding sequence atgagTAATAAACATGATGGTTGTTATAAAAGCATTAATGGAAGATTGGGCAAACTTCATTATCACAGAGGCCAAAACTTTACTGATGCACAAAAACACTGCGAGAGAGTGGATAATTCACAACTTGCCGTTATGAAGGACAATGCTACAATATATGACGTGGTTGCTTCCCTGGAAAGTTATCCTGAAAATAGAAAGTGTATTGAGAGAGATTTCTGGATAGGTTTGCACAAAGAAAATGACAAATACAAATGGTTAGATGGTGGTGTGTGGGATCAAACCATTACACCCGTTGATAATAGTTATCCTGGAAACTGTGTTCAACTGTATTGGGTTAGAGGAATGAAACCACGGTGGTCCCAAGAAAACTGTTCCAGTCTATCAGCTTTCTTGTGTTATACTTCATTAACAGATGAGCCActttcaacaacaacagtgaCCACCTTCTCGACACTCCGCATGACCACCAGCTCAACAACGCACATTACCACCAGCTCGACACCGCACATGACCACCAGCCCGACACCGCGCATGACCACCAGCTTAACACCCTGCATGACCACCAGCTCAACACTGCGCATGACCACCAGCTCGACACCCCGCATGACCACCAGCTCGACACCCCGCATGACCACCAGGTCGACACCACGCATGACCACCAGCTTAACACCCCGCATGACCACCAGCTCGACACCGCGCATGACCACCAGCTCGACAACGCGCATGACCACCAGCTCAGCAACGCGCATGACCACCAGCTTGACACCCCCCATGACCACCAGCTCAACACCGCGCATATACAGTAATTCAAGCTTATTATCCGAATCCACCGCTACAGCAGCCTCACCCCAATCTGTATCTCCAGTGCTGATCGGGGCAATTGCAGGAGGAGTTTTCGCGCTATTGCTCGCACTTATTCTTGTGATGTATTTCTGCAGAAAACGCAAACAGAGAAATCAAAACCTCAGCCCTGCCCAAAATCCTGAAGTCAACATGAGTTTGAACTTCAACCCAATGTATGAAGAATCTGCACAGGAAAAAATCAATCCGATATACAACATGGACATCGAACTTCGCCTTCAGCCTGAAGATGCTTCATTAAACTTGAATCCTCAAGCGTGTGGTTCTAATGATGTCATTCCTGTAAATGGTGATGTCACACCTGATCAGAATATTAACATGAACCCATCTCCGAAAAATGAAGTCTCATTCACCCCGGATGTACCTTACGCCAAAGTgaacaaaaagaaataa